The DNA segment AAAATGCGTTTTTCCATTAAATTCAATTTTACTGGCAACTTTGACAACTTGCTGCTACTCTAAAGTCCTTACTAAATTTAATAATTCCACATTTGGTGTTCATACCAAGTAGTGTAAATTTGCTGTTAAACATTTATTTTGTAGCACTGCTCCCAATCAGGTATGTCAATTGGTTTTCTCAGACAAGCCCTCAAAGCCCTGCAAAAGCAGTCGCGCGGCCGCACCTCCCATCGTGTTAACCAGTGGTTCAAGTGGTTATCTCCTGGACTAGCCATTAAACGCTGGTTGCTCATCAGCCTGGGAGGTGTAGTGCTGGCAATTTTGGGGTTGGCGATATCGGTGAAGCTAACCCCAATTTTTTGGGCGCTGGAGTTGTTTAGGAGTTTTCTGGGAGTAATTGCTGAGATTTTACCCCACTATATCAGCGGTCCTTTGGTATTACTAGGCGGTGTACTTTTACTGCTTTGGGGACAAACTCGCACCGTCAGCTCAATTACTCAGGTAATCAGACCAAACGGCGAAGAGGATTTAATTGACGTGCTGATGGCACATCGTCGATTGTACCGAGGTCCAAAAATAGTTGTAATTGGTGGTGGAACTGGACTTTCTACCTTATTACGGGGATTAAAAACCTACAGTGCCAACACTACTGCCATTGTGACTGTCGCTGATGATGGTGGTTCTTCTGGGCGGCTGCGTCAGGAATTTGGCGTTTTACCACCAGGAGATATTCGTAATTGTTTGGCAGCACTGGCAGATGAAGAAAAGTTATTAACAGAATTATTTCAATATCGTTTTAAGGCTGGGGACGGTTTGACAGGCCATAGTTTTGGCAATTTGTTCTTAACTGCCATGAGCGATATTACTGGGGATTTAGAACAGGCGGTTGCAGCCAGTTCCAAGGTGCTAGCCGTCCGGGGACAAGTTCTGCCAGCTACCCTGAGTGATGTTCGCCTCTGGGCAGAATTAGACGATGGTCGTCGCATTGAGGGTGAGTCTAGTATTCCTAAAGCTAGGGGAAAAATCGTCAAGATTGGCTGTATCCCTGCGAATCCTCCGGCTTTGCCCACAGCTATTAAAGCAATTAAAGAAGCTGATTATATTATTGTCGGGCCAGGTAGCCTTTATACCAGCTTGATTCCTAATTTACTTGTACCAGAAATTGCTGATGCGATCGCTCAATCTACAGCCCCTCGCATCTACATCTGCAATATCATGACTCAAGCTGGAGAAACTGAGGGATATACTGTTGCTGACCATATTAAAGCTATTGATGCTGCCTGCGGAGACAGACATCTGTTTGATGCCGTATTGGTACACAAAAAATCCCCATCAGAAAAATCACTGCTGCGTTATGCTCAACAAAATTCCCATCCAGTATTCTTAGATAGGGAAGATGTCACCCTATTAGGGCGGCGAATTGTTTTAGCTAATGTCTTGTATGAAGATGAAACAGGTTGCGTGCGTCACAACCCCCAGAAACTAGCACGAGTTTTGCTGCGGTGGTACAGTGGAACCCATCAAGGGAAGTGAATTCAAATTGGAGACGGAAAAAATATTTTCTATTGACCAATATTTTTTGAATAGTACAAACCCCCAAATTTATCTGTGGGGTAAATCCAAAATCTAAAATCCAAAATCCAAAATCCAAAATCTAAAATTATATGACTCGGCCATGAATATTTTACTTGCAGATGCAGAAGCAACGTTACGCTTGGGCATCACACTTGGCCAAAATCTGACTGCTGGCAGTGTGATTTTATTAGAAGGTGATTTAGGTACTGGCAAAACTACACTAGTACAAGGAATTGGTCACGGTTTAGGCATTACAGAACTAATTGTTAGCCCTACTTTCACTCTCATCAATGAGTATACTCAAGGACGTTTACCCCTTTACCATTTAGACTTATATCGCCTAGAACCCTCTGAGGTCGAATCTTTGAACCTAGAAACTTATTGGGAAGGTTTTGAGGTGATGCCGGGAATTGTGGCGATTGAATGGGCAGAACGAATGCCCTACAAGCCAGATAGTTATCTGAGTTTGGTGTTGGCTTATGGAAATGACGGCACTCGTCAAGCCAAAATTGCACCGTTTAATTGCACCATTCACAAATTTATTCCTAGCATCTCAGGTTTGGTTGACCGAAGCGATTTTAGATTTTAGATTTTAAATTTTGGATTAAATGAAAATCTGAAATCTAAAATATTTGGTCTCAAGCCTCGTAACCGTTCACACAGAAGAAAAACAAAAAAATTTTCCATATTTAAGCCTCTTCTTTATAAGGAGAGGTTAATCCAAAATACTCGCTGCGCTGCGTACGCTTCGCTAACGTAAATCCAAAATCCAAAATTAAGTGACCCAGGTGCAGATGTGAGTCCAGAGAAATCTATCCAATGGCGAAAACCATCGGCTGGGTAAACTGCTCACCGTGCCAATATTTGTCTGATAGTTTTAATGCGGTAGGGTCTCGAAGAGAAGAGAAAAGAAGAAAGTGAGAATTCCACACTCGTTCTATCTACCGCTACCACGCTCATCAAGGAAATTCACTAACATTGTTGTCTTCATTATCCAAAAATCAAGAAAATACTGTTTAACTTAAGAACTGGTTATGATTGACATCTACTAGCTTTTTGCTGCGGTTAGCTAGGATTTGCATCTTCTCGCAGATGATATTGCAGTAGATGAATGAAAACTAGACTCAAACTTTTACAGAACATTGCTCTTGCAGGTAATATCTAGCACGCTACTAGATGATTTTTAATACTTACCCTCAAGGGCAGTCATATTCACCTGAGAATTAACATAACTCTGTCCTCTAGCGGATCATCTTTGTGAATAGGGATGTTAGATGAATTTGAATTACTCAGGAAATACTGGTACTTTTTTTCATCTGCTAACACTACAGTTATTCCTATTGCTTCATTGCTTTGATTATCTCGATAAATAGTAATTAAGTTTGTTTGATCGGATGCTGATTTGTCTTGACTTGCTCGAGTTTTCTGGCTAATGTTAGGTTTTTTAGCAAAGTTACTGCGGGCAATCCCAAAGAATCAGAACTGTAAGAATTAGGTTTTAAGACCGGAGAAATTAAGTGCATATAAAATTTTTATATGTATAAAACATAATGTCCACAGAAATTTGCCCGTTTACTTAACCCTACTAATTCTCTACAGTTATTTAGAGAAAAAATCCGGATAGTTAAATACAAAAAGGTTGTCGTTAAAAGTTAACGTTAAACATTTGTCGCTCAATTCCATGAGCTTATGTTCGCAATTAGTATTTCTAGGTCAGATTCGGGGTCTATAAACAAGAAGTTACTGATTGTAAATTAATGAGATTAATTTATTTAAATAATTTTTATTAGAAGTTATACTTATGTCTGGAGATATCGCTGTCGTGATTAATCTGGTAAAAATAATTTTTCCCAGCCGCCTAGCTGGGAATTTTAGTTTAGTATTTGTACGATTTTTGTAGTATAAATACCATCTTATCTATGCAAAAAATTGATACATTGTATTGTTATGAAGCGATGGCGCGGAGTGCAGTGCCAGAGGCGATCGCTCATAATGAATCATATTTGCTACAAGAAAGTTAAGGCTTGTCCGCGGACTTCTGGATTGACTTTGCCTTGGTCATAAACAATTTCACCGCCGACAATGGTTGTTACAGCCCACCCTGTCAGGTTCCAACCTTCAAAAGGACTCCAACGACACTTAGTTAAAAGTTCCTCGCGCCGGACTGGAC comes from the Nodularia sp. NIES-3585 genome and includes:
- the yvcK gene encoding gluconeogenesis factor YvcK family protein is translated as MSIGFLRQALKALQKQSRGRTSHRVNQWFKWLSPGLAIKRWLLISLGGVVLAILGLAISVKLTPIFWALELFRSFLGVIAEILPHYISGPLVLLGGVLLLLWGQTRTVSSITQVIRPNGEEDLIDVLMAHRRLYRGPKIVVIGGGTGLSTLLRGLKTYSANTTAIVTVADDGGSSGRLRQEFGVLPPGDIRNCLAALADEEKLLTELFQYRFKAGDGLTGHSFGNLFLTAMSDITGDLEQAVAASSKVLAVRGQVLPATLSDVRLWAELDDGRRIEGESSIPKARGKIVKIGCIPANPPALPTAIKAIKEADYIIVGPGSLYTSLIPNLLVPEIADAIAQSTAPRIYICNIMTQAGETEGYTVADHIKAIDAACGDRHLFDAVLVHKKSPSEKSLLRYAQQNSHPVFLDREDVTLLGRRIVLANVLYEDETGCVRHNPQKLARVLLRWYSGTHQGK
- the tsaE gene encoding tRNA (adenosine(37)-N6)-threonylcarbamoyltransferase complex ATPase subunit type 1 TsaE — its product is MNILLADAEATLRLGITLGQNLTAGSVILLEGDLGTGKTTLVQGIGHGLGITELIVSPTFTLINEYTQGRLPLYHLDLYRLEPSEVESLNLETYWEGFEVMPGIVAIEWAERMPYKPDSYLSLVLAYGNDGTRQAKIAPFNCTIHKFIPSISGLVDRSDFRF
- the patS gene encoding heterocyst-inhibiting signaling peptide PatS; the encoded protein is MKTTMLVNFLDERGSGR